One window of Terriglobia bacterium genomic DNA carries:
- a CDS encoding outer membrane lipoprotein carrier protein LolA, with the protein MKSDRRCSRWTYLRPALAALCCLILMASAYGSKSKKPAKALASSEQQTSAGQPAAASGDLATVLAKMNQSSTKFKSAEGDFEFQSYQKLTDDTDTQKGRIYFRRTKGGVDAAFDIGGSAPKQVVYKDGVLRIYEKKINQVTERNVGKNKSDVEAFLSLGFGASGDELQRDYAVKMDDWEMVDGVKTAKLDLTPKKEKVRQTYNRIILWIDPDRDILLKQQFFELSGDYRVAHYTNMKLNEKVPEDVFRLKTNGNTKTIKPQ; encoded by the coding sequence ATGAAATCTGACCGCCGGTGTTCACGATGGACATACTTGAGGCCCGCGCTTGCGGCCTTGTGCTGCCTGATACTGATGGCAAGCGCATACGGCAGTAAATCGAAAAAGCCAGCGAAAGCCTTGGCGTCTTCTGAACAGCAAACCAGCGCAGGGCAGCCCGCTGCCGCGTCCGGCGATCTGGCCACGGTGCTGGCAAAGATGAACCAGTCGTCGACCAAGTTTAAGTCGGCGGAGGGAGATTTTGAGTTTCAGTCATACCAGAAGCTGACGGACGACACAGACACACAGAAAGGCCGCATTTACTTTCGCCGGACAAAAGGCGGCGTGGATGCCGCGTTTGACATTGGCGGATCGGCGCCCAAGCAGGTGGTTTACAAAGATGGGGTACTGCGGATCTACGAAAAGAAAATCAATCAGGTGACTGAGCGGAACGTGGGCAAAAACAAGTCTGACGTGGAAGCTTTTTTGAGCCTGGGGTTTGGCGCCAGCGGCGACGAATTGCAACGCGACTACGCCGTGAAAATGGATGACTGGGAAATGGTGGACGGCGTAAAGACAGCCAAGCTTGATCTGACGCCCAAAAAAGAAAAAGTCCGGCAAACGTATAACAGGATCATTTTGTGGATTGATCCGGACCGGGACATTTTGCTAAAGCAGCAATTCTTTGAGCTTTCAGGTGACTATCGGGTGGCCCATTACACCAATATGAAGCTGAACGAAAAGGTGCCAGAGGACGTTTTCCGTCTGAAAACAAACGGAAACACCAAGACAATCAAGCCCCAATAA
- the serS gene encoding serine--tRNA ligase, with protein sequence MYGTGQLPKFAQDLFKVPTDRFEANPYHVPKIDEVVTLTMGGQPGELYKIVKVGTGTVDLALLDNMGGEAALKNNVPLTTLQYERDLWLIPTAEVPLTNLYRDETIDAARLPLSVTGYTPCFRSEAGSYGKDVRGIIRQHQFQKVELVKFTRPEQSYEQHEQLTRDAESVLQALGLPYRVMLLCTGDMSAASAKTYDLEVWLPGQNLYREISSCSNFEAYQARRANIRFRLEGSKKSEYVHTLNGSGLAIGRTWLAIMENYQQADGSVVIPEALRKYVGAERITAKKF encoded by the coding sequence ATGTATGGCACCGGCCAGTTGCCGAAATTCGCCCAGGATTTATTCAAGGTGCCAACAGACCGATTTGAGGCAAATCCGTATCATGTTCCCAAAATCGACGAAGTAGTGACTCTCACCATGGGTGGGCAGCCTGGAGAACTTTATAAAATTGTCAAAGTTGGTACAGGGACGGTGGACCTTGCACTCCTCGATAATATGGGTGGGGAAGCAGCTCTCAAAAACAACGTACCTTTGACAACGCTACAATATGAAAGAGACCTGTGGCTGATTCCCACGGCGGAAGTGCCGCTGACCAATCTTTATCGCGACGAGACGATTGACGCGGCGCGGCTGCCGCTTTCCGTCACGGGATATACGCCGTGCTTCCGCAGCGAGGCTGGGTCGTATGGAAAAGACGTGCGCGGAATCATCCGGCAGCACCAGTTCCAGAAAGTTGAGCTGGTAAAGTTCACGCGGCCAGAGCAATCTTACGAGCAGCATGAGCAGCTCACGCGCGATGCCGAAAGCGTGCTTCAGGCTCTGGGCCTGCCGTATCGCGTGATGCTGCTATGCACAGGAGATATGAGCGCGGCTTCAGCAAAAACTTACGATCTTGAAGTCTGGCTGCCAGGGCAAAACCTATATCGCGAGATTTCTTCCTGCTCAAATTTTGAGGCTTATCAGGCTCGGCGGGCGAACATCAGATTTCGTCTGGAGGGCAGCAAGAAGAGCGAGTATGTGCACACGCTTAACGGCAGCGGGTTGGCGATTGGGCGGACGTGGCTAGCGATCATGGAAAACTATCAACAGGCCGACGGCAGCGTGGTAATCCCTGAAGCGTTGAGAAAGTATGTGGGGGCGGAACGGATCACGGCGAAAAAGTTCTAG
- a CDS encoding tetratricopeptide repeat protein, translated as MIRRTFLFVSVLICSIAAQADQQWVEVDSSHFSVATDGGEKRARDVAQRFEQMRMAFGVIFKKVSVNTAPLQIIAFRNGKELRQFAPLYGGKPIEVAGFFLGNAGRGGPGSNEERQYIALDLSQEDSWGTVFHEYAHLLINSNFPPSPVWFDEGFAEYCSSLKVDKKEIDIGLVKPELPELLSQSRWLKIVDLFSVSHDSQIYNRDDRRSVFYAQSWLTVHFFMAKNMMKQVATYVRMTEDQHVAVPEAIRSSFGMEPEALQKAIEGYFRVGTMYFRAPTPPGAETVQFKSHPLSDLDIKSVLADLDYHSRDYRARGITEFQEILAKQPENVVANRGLGYEAMQKNDWDNASEHFKRAAAQDVKDPQIHYLLALMMSRKGMSSENKEKLDVIRKELTAAISLEPNYPDAYNLLGMNLSYAGEKQEAIDALQKAVALSPRNPWFSGNLANAYLQAQDLDHAIPLLQQLRMSSEPGIASMAAQQLQQVEAYRSAVSDHGAQSGNRQTAVQPVELNRVPDEEGKSTGSSQSGEEIRTLPASNNPVLFLKGVLVSVDCSAAPAATITISSGGKKWKMLAPQSKKLVLIGADEFSCSWTNRKVSVNYRKSGDDQGNLVSMELE; from the coding sequence ATGATTCGCCGAACTTTTCTCTTCGTTTCTGTTCTCATCTGTAGTATTGCCGCGCAAGCTGACCAGCAATGGGTCGAGGTTGACTCATCGCACTTTTCCGTTGCCACCGATGGCGGAGAAAAACGTGCCCGTGACGTCGCGCAACGTTTTGAACAGATGCGCATGGCATTTGGTGTGATCTTCAAAAAAGTCAGTGTCAACACGGCGCCTTTGCAGATCATTGCATTTCGTAACGGTAAAGAGTTGCGGCAGTTCGCGCCGCTCTACGGAGGCAAACCAATCGAGGTGGCCGGATTTTTCCTGGGCAACGCAGGCCGTGGCGGCCCCGGATCCAATGAAGAGCGCCAGTATATTGCCCTGGATCTTTCGCAGGAGGATAGCTGGGGAACGGTTTTTCACGAATACGCGCATCTGCTGATCAACAGCAACTTTCCTCCATCGCCGGTCTGGTTCGATGAAGGTTTTGCGGAATACTGTTCCTCTCTGAAGGTGGACAAAAAGGAAATTGACATCGGCCTGGTCAAGCCTGAATTGCCTGAGTTGCTAAGCCAAAGCCGCTGGTTGAAGATTGTTGACCTGTTCAGCGTGAGCCACGACTCGCAGATCTACAACCGCGATGACCGCCGCTCAGTCTTCTACGCGCAATCCTGGCTGACAGTGCATTTCTTCATGGCAAAAAACATGATGAAGCAGGTTGCCACCTACGTACGAATGACAGAGGACCAGCATGTGGCGGTGCCGGAAGCGATCCGGAGCAGCTTTGGCATGGAGCCAGAAGCTCTGCAAAAGGCAATTGAGGGTTACTTCCGCGTCGGAACAATGTATTTTCGCGCGCCCACGCCACCCGGCGCTGAAACAGTGCAGTTTAAATCGCACCCTTTAAGTGATCTGGACATAAAGTCCGTGCTGGCGGACCTGGACTATCATTCCCGCGACTACCGTGCCAGAGGCATTACGGAATTTCAGGAGATACTGGCAAAACAGCCGGAAAATGTTGTGGCAAATCGGGGACTTGGCTATGAGGCCATGCAAAAGAATGATTGGGACAACGCCAGTGAGCACTTCAAACGCGCTGCCGCCCAGGACGTAAAGGACCCACAGATCCACTACCTGCTGGCATTGATGATGAGCCGGAAAGGCATGTCATCTGAGAACAAGGAAAAGCTGGATGTCATCAGAAAAGAGCTTACTGCCGCGATCTCACTGGAGCCGAATTATCCTGACGCCTACAACCTCCTGGGCATGAACCTCTCCTATGCCGGAGAAAAGCAGGAAGCGATTGACGCCCTGCAAAAGGCCGTTGCTTTGAGCCCAAGGAATCCCTGGTTCTCGGGCAATCTTGCCAATGCTTATCTCCAGGCGCAGGACCTCGATCATGCTATTCCCTTGTTGCAGCAGTTGCGGATGAGCTCTGAGCCTGGGATCGCGTCCATGGCCGCCCAACAATTGCAACAGGTGGAAGCTTACAGATCGGCTGTTAGCGACCATGGGGCACAATCGGGCAATAGGCAGACTGCCGTCCAGCCGGTTGAACTCAATAGAGTGCCGGATGAAGAGGGAAAGTCCACAGGTTCGTCACAAAGCGGGGAGGAAATACGGACGCTTCCTGCATCAAACAATCCGGTGCTGTTCCTGAAGGGTGTTCTTGTATCGGTGGACTGTTCCGCCGCGCCTGCCGCTACGATCACTATTTCTTCTGGCGGAAAGAAATGGAAGATGCTGGCGCCGCAATCGAAGAAACTGGTCCTGATTGGAGCGGACGAGTTTTCCTGCTCATGGACGAACCGTAAAGTGTCCGTCAACTATCGTAAGAGCGGAGATGATCAGGGGAATCTGGTGAGCATGGAACTTGAATAA
- a CDS encoding tetratricopeptide repeat protein: protein MTARQLAGWEKAGLLPAAESYSFFDLLQIKKLRDLRAKRVRSAVILESLRAMRQVAGMENPLMEMGTFASQSRVVFRHQGSAMEPLAGQFVMDFNQREVVESHKIHAMRAAETASEFFARGVALEEDPGTQAEAIDNYKKCVDLDPTHAAAYINLGTLFYNRHDYVQAEHFYRKAIEVDPRYALAYFDLGNVLDETGRLPDAIRAYQSAISLAPTYADAHYNLALAFEKARQPRKALHHWQAYTRLDTVGPWSIHARNQMRKILAADELKLVPKKK from the coding sequence ATTACAGCTCGGCAGCTGGCAGGCTGGGAAAAAGCCGGTTTGTTGCCTGCGGCGGAATCCTATTCTTTCTTTGACCTCCTGCAAATCAAGAAGCTGCGCGATCTCCGCGCCAAGCGCGTGCGCTCCGCCGTGATCCTTGAATCATTGCGCGCCATGCGCCAAGTTGCGGGCATGGAAAACCCGTTGATGGAAATGGGGACGTTCGCCAGCCAGTCGCGCGTAGTGTTTCGCCATCAGGGCTCGGCGATGGAGCCGCTGGCCGGACAGTTCGTGATGGATTTCAACCAGCGCGAAGTTGTCGAGTCGCACAAGATTCATGCCATGCGCGCCGCAGAAACCGCCAGCGAGTTCTTTGCCCGCGGAGTGGCCCTGGAAGAAGATCCCGGCACACAGGCTGAGGCCATTGACAATTATAAGAAGTGTGTTGACCTTGATCCCACGCACGCCGCCGCTTATATCAACCTGGGCACGCTCTTTTATAACCGCCATGATTACGTGCAGGCTGAGCACTTTTACCGCAAGGCGATTGAAGTCGATCCGCGCTATGCGCTCGCTTATTTCGATCTGGGCAACGTGCTCGACGAAACCGGCCGCTTGCCCGACGCTATCCGCGCATACCAATCCGCCATCTCACTGGCCCCGACGTATGCGGACGCGCATTACAACTTGGCATTGGCTTTTGAAAAAGCCCGCCAGCCGCGCAAGGCCCTCCATCACTGGCAGGCTTATACCCGTCTCGACACCGTTGGTCCATGGTCTATTCATGCGCGCAACCAGATGAGAAAAATCCTGGCCGCGGATGAGTTGAAGCTGGTTCCGAAGAAAAAATAG
- a CDS encoding DUF2752 domain-containing protein, whose amino-acid sequence MEIDFCPRWILTRLRVPERSQHHLAMLISTLVVLLLVPIIPHVPHFCLMKKLLGIPCPGCGISHSLMAALRFDLAKAWFFNPAGIAVALLFCYQIVARPVAIALPQAAAAVSSISRYGSNITVILLFLVWSYRVF is encoded by the coding sequence ATGGAGATTGATTTTTGTCCGCGCTGGATTCTCACCAGGCTCCGCGTCCCTGAACGGAGCCAGCATCACCTAGCCATGTTGATTTCCACGTTGGTCGTTTTGCTATTGGTTCCAATCATTCCGCACGTGCCCCATTTCTGCCTGATGAAAAAGCTTTTGGGGATTCCCTGTCCTGGATGCGGCATTTCACATTCGCTGATGGCGGCGCTCAGGTTCGATCTCGCAAAGGCGTGGTTCTTCAATCCCGCTGGTATTGCCGTTGCATTGCTATTTTGCTATCAGATCGTAGCGCGGCCAGTTGCCATTGCGCTGCCTCAAGCGGCCGCTGCCGTGTCATCGATTTCACGTTACGGTTCGAACATCACGGTGATACTATTGTTCCTCGTTTGGAGCTATAGAGTGTTTTAA
- a CDS encoding DinB family protein, with protein METLGEKPVSGKWSAHEQLAHLARYHQIFLQRIERILAEQAPEFSRYRAEDDPEWPAWTSLPTPQLLVRISSMRAKLMARLRSLNEEDFARTGVHPKFGSMSLSLWLEFFLVHEAHHLYVVLQLVRGR; from the coding sequence ATGGAGACGCTAGGCGAGAAGCCGGTCTCCGGCAAATGGTCAGCTCATGAACAACTCGCACATCTCGCCCGCTATCACCAGATATTTCTTCAGCGTATTGAGCGCATTCTTGCCGAGCAGGCCCCGGAATTTTCCCGTTATCGCGCTGAAGACGATCCTGAATGGCCGGCATGGACGAGCCTGCCAACTCCGCAGCTTCTAGTGCGAATTTCTTCCATGCGCGCGAAGCTTATGGCCCGACTGCGATCATTGAACGAAGAAGATTTTGCTCGCACAGGCGTTCATCCCAAGTTTGGCTCGATGAGTCTTTCACTGTGGCTGGAGTTCTTTCTCGTGCATGAGGCACATCATTTGTATGTGGTGCTTCAGCTCGTGAGAGGAAGATGA
- a CDS encoding SDR family NAD(P)-dependent oxidoreductase, whose translation MQKRVAVVTGASRGVGKGVAQELCQAGFMVYITGRSVADMSYIQGKGTAILCDHSNDQQVERTFAQISQEQGRIDVLVNNAWGGYENMMENGEFTWSRPFWQQPRWRWDSMFQTGVRAAYVASRLAAPLMLLQRSGLIVNISFWAAQKHIGNVAYGVAKAATDKLTSDMAAELKEHNVAAVSLYPGLVRTEKIMAAAEWLDLSNSESPEFTGRAVVALANENEVMRKSGKVLVVAALAQEYGFTDIDGKSPRPLSLADV comes from the coding sequence ATGCAAAAACGTGTTGCCGTTGTGACAGGCGCCAGCCGGGGCGTGGGAAAAGGCGTCGCGCAGGAACTGTGCCAGGCCGGATTCATGGTGTACATCACAGGACGAAGCGTCGCGGACATGAGCTACATTCAAGGCAAAGGCACCGCGATCCTATGCGATCACAGCAACGATCAGCAGGTTGAGCGTACGTTTGCGCAAATCAGCCAGGAGCAAGGCCGCATTGATGTGCTTGTGAATAATGCCTGGGGCGGGTATGAAAATATGATGGAAAACGGCGAGTTCACATGGTCGCGCCCATTCTGGCAACAGCCCCGCTGGCGCTGGGACTCAATGTTCCAGACGGGCGTCCGCGCGGCGTATGTGGCCAGCAGGTTGGCAGCGCCATTGATGCTTTTGCAGCGCAGCGGACTCATTGTGAACATTTCTTTCTGGGCGGCGCAAAAGCATATTGGCAACGTTGCGTATGGTGTTGCCAAAGCGGCGACAGACAAATTGACATCGGATATGGCAGCAGAGCTCAAGGAGCACAATGTTGCAGCTGTATCGCTTTATCCAGGGCTTGTGCGAACGGAGAAGATCATGGCCGCCGCAGAATGGCTTGATTTGAGCAACTCAGAGTCTCCGGAATTTACAGGAAGAGCGGTAGTAGCACTGGCGAACGAGAATGAGGTCATGCGCAAATCCGGCAAAGTGCTGGTGGTGGCTGCGCTGGCACAGGAGTACGGATTTACAGATATAGATGGCAAATCGCCACGGCCGCTCAGCCTAGCTGACGTGTAA
- a CDS encoding DUF4147 domain-containing protein: MSIAHSMRSAAREIFLHALSEASIEKAFDRQVHYQRGVLRVCDDLYDLKSYTRVVSIAFGKAAHRMAEILARQVGATAVEGIIVDPNQHPYQLVGYRYFAGGHPQPNEESVRGAEAILKTLGALNAQSLVIFLVSGGGSAAVEKPVDSEISLPDLIATYKALVNSGAPIAQINAIRKHLSAVKGGRMAHAANGAQQVSIMVSDVPENALDSLSSGPTMPDSSTVEDCYRIAHEHNMLPEFPASVRELFERHALDETPKQDDAAFVRSRWWKVLSNETAEKAAATAAARHGFAVEIDHSCDDWDYARAADYLLERLRALRKSVAKVCIISGGEVTVKVPANAGAGGRNQHFALYCAQKIAGENIAVLSAGTDGIDGNSPAAGAVADGTTLERAQKAGLAVAAHFNGFNSFPLFQKLGDAIQTGPTGNNVRDLRVLLAY, translated from the coding sequence ATGTCGATTGCCCACAGCATGCGCTCCGCGGCGCGTGAGATTTTCCTTCACGCTTTATCCGAAGCCAGCATTGAAAAGGCGTTTGATCGTCAGGTGCATTACCAGCGCGGCGTGCTGCGCGTGTGCGACGACCTTTATGACCTCAAGTCTTATACTCGCGTGGTGTCGATTGCGTTTGGCAAGGCAGCGCATCGCATGGCGGAGATTCTTGCGCGTCAGGTCGGGGCAACAGCGGTCGAAGGAATCATCGTTGATCCAAACCAGCATCCCTACCAGCTTGTCGGCTACCGTTATTTTGCCGGAGGACATCCGCAGCCCAATGAAGAATCCGTGCGCGGGGCCGAAGCGATTTTGAAAACTCTGGGCGCGCTGAACGCGCAATCACTGGTTATCTTTTTGGTAAGCGGCGGTGGATCGGCCGCGGTGGAAAAACCGGTGGACTCAGAGATCTCTCTCCCCGATCTCATCGCGACATACAAGGCACTCGTCAACTCCGGAGCGCCGATCGCACAGATCAATGCCATACGCAAGCACCTTTCGGCAGTCAAAGGCGGGCGCATGGCGCACGCCGCGAACGGGGCGCAGCAGGTTTCGATCATGGTTTCTGACGTGCCGGAAAATGCTCTGGATTCCCTTTCCTCCGGGCCAACCATGCCCGATTCAAGCACGGTGGAAGATTGTTACCGCATCGCGCATGAGCACAATATGCTGCCGGAGTTTCCTGCGTCGGTAAGAGAACTTTTTGAACGGCACGCGCTGGATGAAACGCCTAAGCAGGATGACGCAGCGTTTGTCCGCTCACGCTGGTGGAAGGTGCTGTCGAATGAGACGGCAGAAAAAGCGGCGGCCACAGCGGCGGCAAGGCACGGGTTTGCCGTTGAAATCGACCATAGCTGCGACGACTGGGATTACGCACGCGCGGCGGACTATCTGCTGGAGCGTCTGCGGGCATTGAGAAAGAGCGTGGCAAAGGTCTGCATCATTTCCGGCGGCGAGGTCACGGTGAAAGTTCCAGCCAATGCAGGAGCCGGTGGACGCAACCAGCACTTTGCTCTCTACTGCGCGCAGAAAATTGCTGGAGAAAACATCGCAGTGCTGAGCGCGGGGACGGACGGCATCGATGGCAACAGCCCAGCGGCAGGCGCAGTGGCTGATGGCACGACTCTGGAACGTGCTCAGAAAGCCGGGCTCGCTGTAGCCGCACACTTCAACGGCTTCAATTCATTTCCATTGTTTCAAAAGCTGGGCGATGCGATTCAGACAGGACCGACGGGGAACAACGTCAGGGATTTGCGTGTACTGCTGGCCTACTGA
- a CDS encoding alpha/beta hydrolase yields MKRNVANGIKSFFLNGPAGRLEALLNQGQPDATHAALVCHPHPLFGGTMHNKVVYHAMKTLSGFGFPVLRFNFRGAGLSDGEHDRGHGEQEDVRAALNWLDSAFHLPIIFCGFSFGAATGLRVGCDDQRVVGLISLGTPVGVEGRAYSYKYLPDCTRPKLFVSGSRDQYGPPESLKKVVEAAPEPKEMVIVEGGDHFFEGHLPEMQAAIHAWVSRLFAPGRQAEAS; encoded by the coding sequence ATAAAAAGAAATGTGGCCAACGGAATCAAATCTTTCTTCCTCAATGGACCCGCCGGACGGCTGGAAGCATTACTGAATCAGGGCCAGCCAGACGCTACGCACGCGGCGCTGGTCTGCCATCCGCATCCTTTATTCGGCGGCACGATGCATAACAAAGTCGTTTACCATGCCATGAAAACCCTGAGCGGCTTTGGCTTCCCAGTGCTGCGTTTCAACTTTCGCGGCGCGGGTTTGAGCGATGGCGAGCATGATCGCGGACATGGGGAGCAGGAAGACGTTCGCGCAGCGCTGAACTGGCTTGATTCAGCGTTTCACTTGCCCATAATCTTCTGCGGATTTTCATTTGGCGCCGCGACGGGCCTGCGGGTGGGTTGTGACGACCAGCGCGTAGTTGGTCTGATCTCGCTGGGGACGCCAGTCGGCGTAGAAGGCCGTGCTTATTCTTATAAATACCTTCCAGACTGTACGCGGCCAAAACTCTTTGTCAGCGGATCACGCGACCAATATGGTCCTCCTGAGAGCCTGAAAAAGGTTGTTGAGGCTGCTCCCGAACCGAAAGAAATGGTGATTGTGGAGGGCGGCGACCATTTTTTTGAAGGCCATCTGCCGGAGATGCAGGCAGCCATCCACGCCTGGGTAAGCAGGCTTTTCGCACCGGGTCGTCAGGCGGAAGCCAGCTAA
- a CDS encoding M20/M25/M40 family metallo-hydrolase, translated as MDPVALTRRLIDIESISGNEGAVGAELYEVLSNMGYTTHKMPVAHERFNVVATIDGQKPELVFSTHMDTVPPFISSSEDHDNIYGRGACDAKGIIAAQIAACQRLRKEGRAVGMLFLVGEERDSQGAKVANENPLGSRYLINGEPTENKIATSSKGVLRLLLTAKGKMAHSAYPELGESAIDKLLTALERLRAMELPVDPEAGPCTLNIGLIDGGRATNVIADHARAQLLYRLVGPSEALRKQILQAVENLAEAEFVLEIPFMKLRTVEGIESMVAKFTTDIPALTNWGTPVLIGPGSIHVAHTEREYISKKQLHEAVELYCSIARQLLESSS; from the coding sequence ATGGATCCCGTTGCCTTAACCCGCAGGCTCATCGACATTGAATCCATCTCCGGCAATGAAGGCGCCGTTGGTGCAGAGCTCTATGAAGTGCTCTCCAACATGGGTTACACCACGCATAAAATGCCGGTGGCCCATGAACGGTTCAATGTCGTGGCCACAATTGACGGACAGAAGCCGGAGCTGGTTTTCTCCACGCATATGGACACCGTGCCGCCGTTCATTTCTTCATCTGAAGACCACGACAACATTTACGGTCGTGGCGCATGCGACGCCAAGGGGATCATCGCCGCGCAAATCGCCGCATGCCAGCGTTTGCGCAAGGAAGGCCGCGCTGTTGGCATGTTGTTTCTGGTGGGTGAGGAGCGTGACAGCCAGGGCGCGAAGGTGGCCAATGAAAATCCGCTGGGCAGCCGCTATCTGATCAACGGTGAGCCCACGGAAAACAAGATTGCTACGTCGTCCAAGGGCGTGCTTCGCCTTCTTCTAACGGCCAAAGGAAAGATGGCGCACTCAGCGTACCCTGAGCTTGGCGAATCGGCCATTGACAAGCTGCTGACCGCCCTGGAGCGTTTGCGGGCCATGGAGTTGCCGGTGGACCCGGAAGCCGGGCCATGCACGCTGAATATCGGGCTGATCGATGGCGGACGGGCCACCAACGTGATTGCCGATCATGCGCGGGCCCAGTTGCTCTACCGCCTGGTGGGACCCAGTGAGGCGCTGCGAAAGCAGATCTTGCAAGCTGTCGAGAATCTGGCTGAAGCTGAATTCGTGCTGGAAATTCCGTTCATGAAGCTGCGCACCGTGGAAGGCATTGAGAGTATGGTAGCCAAATTCACGACGGATATTCCTGCGCTCACCAACTGGGGTACTCCAGTGCTGATCGGTCCGGGGTCGATCCATGTTGCCCATACCGAACGCGAATACATTTCCAAGAAGCAGCTGCATGAAGCGGTGGAGCTTTATTGCTCAATCGCTCGGCAACTGCTGGAAAGCAGCAGCTAG
- a CDS encoding GNAT family N-acetyltransferase, which yields MSIRIRPANRADLPRLTEIYNHYVIHTPVTFDVEPYTVERRAAWFEQFALTGRYRLVVAEEDGLVLGYAGTTRFRPKTAYDTTVETTIYCGHESVGKGIGRKVYAGLFEALARENINRIVGGYTLPNDGSAKLHEFFGFKNVGIFTQVGYKFGKYWDVQWTERPLRIGN from the coding sequence ATGAGCATCCGCATCCGTCCGGCGAATCGTGCCGACCTTCCGCGACTGACGGAGATCTACAACCATTACGTGATCCATACCCCCGTCACGTTTGACGTTGAGCCGTACACGGTTGAGCGGCGCGCGGCATGGTTTGAGCAGTTCGCGCTGACCGGTCGCTATCGTCTGGTCGTCGCCGAAGAAGACGGTCTGGTGCTGGGCTATGCCGGCACTACGCGTTTCCGCCCCAAAACAGCGTATGACACAACGGTGGAAACCACGATCTATTGCGGTCATGAAAGCGTGGGCAAAGGAATTGGCAGAAAAGTTTATGCCGGATTGTTTGAGGCGTTGGCCCGCGAAAACATCAACCGAATCGTCGGCGGCTATACGTTGCCGAATGATGGTTCAGCGAAGCTGCATGAATTTTTTGGCTTCAAGAACGTAGGCATTTTCACCCAGGTCGGGTACAAGTTTGGGAAATACTGGGACGTGCAGTGGACGGAACGGCCGCTGAGAATCGGCAATTAG